Below is a window of candidate division WOR-3 bacterium DNA.
TATCTGATCGACGATCTCATATGTTAATGTTCCACTCCTGGATACCACACCAACATTACCTTTCTTGAAAATATGTCCGGGCAAAATGCCCACCTTTGCTTCTTCCGGAGAAACAACGCCCGGCGAATTAGGGCCTATCAGGCGACTATGTTTATCTTTGAGATACTCAACGACCCTGACCATTTCGATGGCCGGAACACCTTCGGAAATGCAGACTATAAGTTTGATGCCCGCATCCGTGGCCTCATATACTGCATCAGGTGCGAATTTTGCTGGCACAAAGATGACCGATGTATTCGCGTCTGTCTTCTTAACTGCCTCAGCGACGCTATTGAAAACAGGAACTCCTTCTACCTTCTGACCGCCTCTTCCTGGAGTCACACCAGCAACAACATTTGTTCCGTATTTCACCATCTGCATCGTATGGAAACTACCATCCCTGCCTGTTATGCCTTGAACAAGCAATCTCGTGTTCTTGTCGACAAAAATACTCATCTTACTCCTTTCGCCTTACTTCAAGAGAGCGATGGATTTCTGGGCACCCTCATCCATTGTCTTGGCAAAAATCAATCCTGCCTCTTTAAGGATCTCCATTGCCTTATCTTCGTTGGTTCCAGTGAGACGTGCGACTATAGGATGCTTTATGTTCAATGTTTTCTTTGCCTGCAGAATACCATTTGCCACATCGTCACAACGCGTTATTCCTCCGAATATATTAAAGAAGATCACCCGCACGTTTTCGTCTTTCAGCAGAATCTTCAATGCATTCATGACTTTCTCCGGGGAAGAGGAACCTCCGATATCCAGGAAGTTCGCAGGTTCACCGCCGAAATGCTTGACCAGATCCATAGTTGCCATTGCCAGACCTGCACCATTGACAACACATCCGATATTTCCACTGAGCCGCACATATGATAGATCTTGCTCTTTGGCAAGCAATTCATTTTCATCCTCACTCTCTCGGTCACGCATTGCTTCAATTTCAGGATGCCGAAACAACCCATTATCATCGAAGTTGATCTTCGCGTCGAGTGCAATCAGCCGCCCCGAACGGTCGACGACCAAAGGATTGATCTCGGCAAGCGAAGAATCAAGCGCAACGAAGAGCTTATAGAGTTTTGATACAACAGAAGCACACTCAAATGCAATTTTCGGATCGTCATACAGGAACAGGCCGATCTCTCTTGCCTTGTGAAGCATCAAACCCAGAAGCGAGTCTGCGTACACTTTATATATCGCCTCCGGTTTCTGTCGAGCGATTTCCTCGATCTCGACGCCGCCCTCTTTGCAGGCCATCACTACTGTTTTCTTCTCTGTCCGGTCAACAATGATACCGAGATAAGCCTCGCTCCCGATATCAACCGCTTCTGAAACCAGTACTTTCTTAACGGGTATGCCCTTTATTTCCATGTTCAAAATGGATTCGGCATACTGCCTTACCTCATTTTCGTTTTTTGCCAGTTTTATGCCGCCAGCCTTTCCACGGCCGCCTACCATAACCTGTGCCTTTATGACACAAGGAATACCGATTTCCTTGACAGCAGCCATCACTTCCTCAACCGTACGGCACATCTTCTCCTTTGGCGTCAAAATGCCGTATTTCTTGAAGATTTCCTTTGCCTGATACTCATGAACCTTCAATTTGCCTCCTTGATATTCTTTAACTTGGTGCTTAACATTGACATTTAACGTTCTTTAAATAATGGATAAAAACTTGCCATAGAATAGCCAAATATTGGCTTGAGTCAATACCAATTGCCACCCAGCACTCGCAAGACATTCCGTCTGATCAGCTCTGTTTGGGTTACCGAAAATGATCGATGAAAGAGAAGTTATTTACTTTCGATGTCTTTTAGGTCGTCAGTCCATTCCGGCACAATCGCTCTAAAAATCGTGTCTATGGTCTGCCTGAACCCTTCATCGAGACCCAGTCTGTTCAATTCCCCGATGGCTTCACGGTACTCCTGAGTCGTGATGCGACGGTTCATGTCTGGGTACTGTTCCGCTTTGTGCGTCGGGTAGTATTGAGCCATCACGTTAACCACTGTCCTTTGTGATAGATTCTTACGGATGAATTCAAAACACTCCCTGCTTCCGGCCTTGTTATTCGGCAGGACGAGATGGCGGATCAGGAGTCCTTTATGTGCTACGCCATCCTCCACCGACAAATCCCCAACCTGACGATGCATCTCTATCAGCGCCGGTCTCACCATATCCCAGTAATCTTCAACGGCCGAGTATTTGCCGGCGAGCACATTATCAGCATACTTAATATCCGGCATATAGATATCAACAATGCCCTCTAACATTCTCAGAGTTTGTACTGATTCGTAGCCACCGCAGTTATAGACGATGGGCAGATCCAGACCCTTATCCTGGGCAACAGCCAACGCAGCAACTATCTGCGGTACCCAGGGCGTAGGTGTGACAAAATTGATGTTGTGGCAACCTCGTTCCTGCAGTCTGAGCATCATTTCAGCCAGATCTTCAATGGTCGTCTTCCTACCCATCCCCAACTGACTTATTTCATAGTTCTGGCAAAACACACAATGCAAATTGCAGTGGGTCAAAAATATGGTACCCGAACCGTGGCGACCGACGAGCGGTGGTTCCTCCCCAAAATGTTGATGGTAGGATGAGACTTCAACATCCGCTCCGGCATTGCAGCTGCCCAACTCGCCGCTCAACCTATCGACCCCGCACTCACGTGGACACACCTTGCACGGTGTCAGGAGTTCATAGAATTTCTTAACGAGGTCTTTCGTGATTTTCTTCATCACTATCCACCGGATGCGTGAAATTCGCTAAAATGGAGCACTTCAGCGTTTGGGACGCTTTCTTCCCTTCCCTTTCCGTCTTGAACCTTGTCCCAGCCCTCTATCAGCCCTATTTGAGCCTTTTCTGAACCTTCTATTAACATCTGCCCCATACTTATAATACGCCGCGCATGAACCTTCGGAAGAAACCATGCACGGACCAACAGGAGTCAATGGCGTGCACTTACCACTGAAAAGAGCGCAATCATAAGGCATCTTGAGCCCGAGCAAAACCTGGCCGCATAAGCACCCTTTTGGCTCAACTGACTCTGGAACATGAAGATCAAACTTCCTGCGCGCATCATAAAGTTCAAAATCTTCACGCAACATCAGACCGGATGCAGGTATAACACCGATCCCACGCCAGCGGCTCTCGCAAACTTCGAATACAGTATAGAGGAGCTCTAATGCTTTCCGGTTTCCCTCTGGACTGACCACACGCTCATATTCGATCGTGATGCTACTCTTACCATCAATGATCTGTTTTACCAGTATCAAGATGCCCTGCAAAATATCGATCGGTTCAAAACCTGTTATGCACCCGGGTATGTGATACTTGTCAGCAAGGAACTCATATGGCCCGCTGCCAATGATCGCCGAAACGTGTCCCGGAAGAATCAACGCGTCAACATTGATCTTGGGGGAACCAGCAATGTAGTCAAGCGCTGGTGGTATCAACTTGAAAGCGGGTAGCAAGTAGAAATTCCCAACATTTTTCTTTTCGGCCGCAATTATTGTTGCCGCAATCGTCGGGGATGTAGTCTCAAAACCCACTCCGAGGAAAACAACTTCCTTACCGGGATTTCCCTCCGCAATGGCTAATGCATCTAGCGGCGAATAAACAATACGTGGAGAGTATGCCTCCAGAGTAGCTCGTGTGCCGGGTACCCTGACCATATCCCCGAATGTGGTGATGATGACATTCTTTTGCTGGCTCAGGGCAATACCATAGTCGATTGTCTCCTGAGGAGTAACACAGACCGGACACCCAGGACCTGAGAGCAGATGGAGATTTGCAGGCAACATTGATCTCATCCCCGATTTGGCGATTGCCATCGTGTGTGTACCACATACTTCCATCAGGCCAATGGGCCGGTCCACAATTCTGGATATTGCCTTTATGATCTTACCAGCAGTTGTATCCATCAGAATTTCCTTGTAGTTTGGCTGACGCTACTAATTGCGCACGACCATAGGTATCAATGCAGCCACCTCTGCCACCGATACTATATTTTCTCGACTTTAGGATAATGAATACGGACCGTGTTCCGCCCCATACCCTTTGCTTCGTAGAGGGCGTCATCCGCAGATTTTATCACTTCTGTAACCGTACTACCGTCATCCGGAAATGACGCGACTCCCGCAGAAAAAGTAATCCTGTTCCGCGATTGTCCGCGGGCAAAATCATACATTTCCAGGTCATGCAGAAGATTCTCCACTATGCGCGCCGTATCTTGTTTCTTGATCTCCGGGCACATCACTATGAATTCGTCACCGCCATAGCGGGCAATAATATCAGTATCTTCAAAATGTTCCTTAAAGATCTCCGCCAGCTTTATGAGCAGCTGGTCTCCTGCCTGATGGCCAAGAGAATCATTGAAATCCTTGAACTTATCTAAATCGATGATTGTAATCGAAACGCTGTGCTGAAAACGCCGGGCACGATTCAACTCTTCCTGCAAACGGTCTTTGAAGTACCCTATGTTGAATAGCTTTGTCAGCGGGTCTGTCGACGCAGAAAATGTAATGTTCTCGAAACTGCGCGTGTTATTAAGCGCGACCGCCGTCATCGTTGAGACAATGCCGAGCAAATTCTTCTCCCTCTCGTCAAAATCATTACCGCGGCATATGGCGATCACCCCGAATAGTTTATCCTGGAATACCACTGGATAGCATATGTCGGGCTTGAATCCCTCATACGGTTCCTGCATAATTCCGAAGAACTGAAACTCTCTGTTGCCAATTGGAAGTCTTTTCTCAGCCGTAAGTCCCACCTTACCCTCACCTAATTGATATACTATCTTCGGTATCAGATTGTCATCAATGCCCCGTTCTGCAACTATGTTGAGCCGCTTGCCTTTCTCATTATAGAGGAATACCGCGAGTTCATCGGCCTCAAGATAATTGGAGAGTAATCCGAGCGTTTCATTTGCTATTTCTTCAGGATTCAAGCGCGCCGTGAGTCTTATCATCGATGCAAAGAAGAGATTATTCATCGAGTTGATTCTCTTCAATTCAGCCTTCAAATGATAGTTTTCCCGCTTGTGCCGTTCCAGTTCGTCAGCAAGTATGTCACTTCGCACTACTTTCCTCGGCTCTGCTCGCTCGCGGCGTGTGAAGACCGTAACGAATATGAGGATTATCATCAGCGACCCTACACCAATGAGGACAAAGAAAGTGCTCATATCCATGATAATTGAATTCTATATGGTTTTGAAAAAAAGTCAACAATATCTTTGTTTTTCTGTAGAACATCAGATCAATAATTAGCTACATCTTGACGCAATCCTTCAAATGAATACAATCTATCTGTTTTCCAAACTAATATCAAGGAGATGTGCATTATATGAACCAGAAATATCTTCTAACACTATTCATTTTCCTGGTGAGAATGCCGTACGGACAGTCACCTGAGAATAGCGCACACGAACAGATACTGGCGATCGCAAAAGAGCACTATGACAATGGCGCTTATGCCCAGGCAATAACCCAGCTCGAGACCATTCTTCCTTATCTGGAGGGGAAAATAGTCATCGATGCCCACGTTATTCTTGCCTTCAATTATGTCGCGATCGGCGACGACGCGAGCGCCATAGAGCATTTCAAGAATGCGCTTACCCTGGACCCGGAACTTGACCTGGATCAATACGAAACCACGCCGGAAATACTGGCCGTTTACAAGGAAGCTGCGCAGGAGCAAGCGTATGAGTACGCTGGTTGTTCTTGTTTCATCCCCGGCATCGGGCAAATACTGAAAGGGGATTATACAAAAGGACGGGCAATAATTGCGACCTCAGCGGTCACGCTGGCTGGCACTCTGGTATCCTGGTCTATTGCTGACGGTAAACGCAGCACTTATCTCTCCCTCGGTCCTTATGATCTGGATGAGATTGAGGAAGCATACAACGATTATAATCGATGGCGCAGAATAACCGTCTTGTCCGCAACCGTATTCCTGGGCGTCTATGTTTACAGCATCGTCGATGCGATGATATCACGGATTCCTTCTAAGCTGAATAGATCAAAGAGACAATCGGGAATCATGTTCAAATTTGATAATGAATCCACCGGTATTAGTTATGTGTTCAAGCTATAGCGCACACCGGTTTTTTATACACATTGCATGCGTTATTGCACTCTGTGCAACACGTTGCCTGGACGCACCGCATGACAACCCATACGATCCCGAGAATCCGAATAAGGCATACCTTTCCATCAACGTCAACGAACTGGGATTGTTCGACCTGCAAGGTGCCACTGTCAGTCTGATTCATGACGGATCGACAGTGCAGTCAGACACCAGCAACGAACACGGTAGTCTGGTATTTGCAGAAGTAGATCCTGGTATCTACTATCTGCGGGCAGAAGCCACCTATTTCTCGGCCGTCGAGCAAGGTCCTGAAACTTTGTGGGCAGGTTTCGAAATATCCCGTATGATCGAAATGCTCACCCTCAATTTCGATGACGAAATGCCTGGGGTTTCTACACCTCACCACTTAAGCAGCATTACCGGCATGTGGGAAATCATTGAGGACTATGGCCAACCAGAAGCACATTCGATACCACGCGTGTATCGGGGTATTGATAGCAGTCCCGAAGAAATTGCCCTATCCTTATGTGATACTGCTGCTCAATACTTCCTTATTGAAACGAAGTTAAAAGTTGAAGAATCCTCTTCGGAAAATTGGAGAACCGGCATTGTGTTTAGATACCAGAATGCCTTAAATTGCTACAGATTGCTTTTGTCGCCCGATACAATACAATGCTACTCGCTGATCAACGGTCAACTCAACGATATCCGCACAGTGGAAAGAGAATCATCCGTTGGTGTCTGGCATACCATCAGGGTAGGACGCCGTCAAGGTGAAGGGTTGATAAGAATTCGTTTAGATAACGAGACCCTATTCACCCTATATGACAATATCTTCTTGGGCGGGCACGTTGGGTTGATCGTTTCCAATGGCGATGATTTTATCCCTGCAGTCGTCGACTTCGACGATGTCAGCATAGATCTATTGTATTCGTATATACAGTAGAACTTCCGGCGGCTCCGCCGAATATCTCGCTAAGAATCCCTACTACATCCTTGTGGCTATACCTACTTTGGCGGTGAATTTGTTCACCGTCGTTCCTTCAACAAAAATGAAACCGTAGTCGAGCTGAAGCGGTATCTGTGTGTTCTTTGATATCATGATAGCCACACCGGCGAACGCATCAGCGCCGAAATGCATATCAGATTGTCCTTGGGCAAACCATAAATGCAGCACCGGCGCGAAGCCAATATACGGCTGTAATTTCGCATCACGCCCTGCGAAAGGATATTTGAAGGCAACGGCTGCGGATACATCAATGAGACGTTCGCTGTGAATGTTGCCGCTCCAGAAACCCAGCATTGGAGAAATCTTGAAATTCTGGATCAAAACATCGACAAACCCGGTCAGAGCATATCCCCAAAAAACATCATCCTCGACCCAATAAGGCCCGAATCCTCCCAGAATACCGAGCTCTGACGCAAAGCATGGACCGACCGCCAAAAAACACATCAAGAATACAAGTAGCATAGATTTTTTGGACATTGCTCCTCCTCCTGTGTGAATCGACACACCCAAGACACAAACTAACAGATAATGCTTTAGACCGCTGCCGACACTTTGCCGCGCAATTATACGACCATGATGCCAAATGTCAACCAGCAGCAACGTAACCAAGATCATATAAGAACATCAAACATCGATACACAACCATGCTCCTCCTGACAAGCAACTTGACACTGTGATACTGAGTAATATACTCAACAAATGTATCTTATCCCACTCTTACTCTTATTGAACGCATCGGGTTCAGTAAGCGGGTTCATTGCGGATGCATCAAATGGCGAAAGACTCGCCTACACGAATATCTATCTGGAAAATACCATGCTCGGAACAGCATCCAATGATAAAGGATATTACATTATTCATAAAATACCTTCTGGTCCTTACCGGATCGTGTATTCCTACATTGGATATGAAAACGTCTCGAGAGAAATCTTCATACAGGAAAACAAGAACCTGACTTTGAACATTGAATTGAATCCTTCGGCAATAGAAGTGGAAGAAATAACCGTTTCCGCAGAGAGAACAAGATTTGAACAGACCGTCGAAGTCAGTCACATCCTGTTCACCCCAAGAGAAATCACTTCTGTGCCCAGATTGTTTGAAGGCGACCTGATAAAAACACTGCAACTCATGCCAGGCGTTGTCACGATGCATGATCTATCGAACAAACTTCACGTCCGGGGTGGAAGTCCGGACGAGAACCTTGTGCTTCTGGATGGTATCACCGTGTATAATCCGTCAACTCATTTGGGGGGACTCTTTTCCACTTTTAATCCTGATGCGGTCGGCTATGCCGAACTCTACGCTGGAGGATTCCCCGCCAATTACGGAGACCGTCTGTCTTCTGTGCTCAGCGTCAACACGAAGGAAGGTAATTCAAAGGAGTTTGCCGGCATGTTCAGTTTTGGCCTGGTCACGTCGAGATTATTGGTTGAGGGACCGATACCGAACGGTTCTTTTCTTATCAGCGCCCGGCGGAGCTACTTCGATGCCCTGGTCTGGCTATACGACAAGATACGCGACGACGATATCGAACTGCCATATTACTTCTACGATTTCATCGGGAAGGTGAATTTCAATCCATCGCCTGAAAACAGATTCACGGTCGCCGGGCTGAGCAGTACCGACGTACTTGACTTTCAGGAAATAGAGACCGAAACACCGGATGAACGGATCGGTCTTGACTGGGGGAACAGAGGAGTCTCCTTGCGTTGGCGCAGCGTGTTTACACCGAAATTCTACGGTGAAATCGTCGGAGC
It encodes the following:
- the sucD gene encoding succinate--CoA ligase subunit alpha, with the translated sequence MSIFVDKNTRLLVQGITGRDGSFHTMQMVKYGTNVVAGVTPGRGGQKVEGVPVFNSVAEAVKKTDANTSVIFVPAKFAPDAVYEATDAGIKLIVCISEGVPAIEMVRVVEYLKDKHSRLIGPNSPGVVSPEEAKVGILPGHIFKKGNVGVVSRSGTLTYEIVDQITKCGLGQSTCLGIGGDSIIGTKFIDCLELFADDKDTEAVVVVGEIGGRDEQDTAVYVKKNFKKPVFGFIAGKTAPADKRMGHAGAIISGTAGTAAEKIKAFEDCGIKVGETPAEVARLLKEHFG
- the sucC gene encoding ADP-forming succinate--CoA ligase subunit beta — its product is MKVHEYQAKEIFKKYGILTPKEKMCRTVEEVMAAVKEIGIPCVIKAQVMVGGRGKAGGIKLAKNENEVRQYAESILNMEIKGIPVKKVLVSEAVDIGSEAYLGIIVDRTEKKTVVMACKEGGVEIEEIARQKPEAIYKVYADSLLGLMLHKAREIGLFLYDDPKIAFECASVVSKLYKLFVALDSSLAEINPLVVDRSGRLIALDAKINFDDNGLFRHPEIEAMRDRESEDENELLAKEQDLSYVRLSGNIGCVVNGAGLAMATMDLVKHFGGEPANFLDIGGSSSPEKVMNALKILLKDENVRVIFFNIFGGITRCDDVANGILQAKKTLNIKHPIVARLTGTNEDKAMEILKEAGLIFAKTMDEGAQKSIALLK
- a CDS encoding radical SAM protein — encoded protein: MKKITKDLVKKFYELLTPCKVCPRECGVDRLSGELGSCNAGADVEVSSYHQHFGEEPPLVGRHGSGTIFLTHCNLHCVFCQNYEISQLGMGRKTTIEDLAEMMLRLQERGCHNINFVTPTPWVPQIVAALAVAQDKGLDLPIVYNCGGYESVQTLRMLEGIVDIYMPDIKYADNVLAGKYSAVEDYWDMVRPALIEMHRQVGDLSVEDGVAHKGLLIRHLVLPNNKAGSRECFEFIRKNLSQRTVVNVMAQYYPTHKAEQYPDMNRRITTQEYREAIGELNRLGLDEGFRQTIDTIFRAIVPEWTDDLKDIESK
- the hypD gene encoding hydrogenase formation protein HypD; amino-acid sequence: MDTTAGKIIKAISRIVDRPIGLMEVCGTHTMAIAKSGMRSMLPANLHLLSGPGCPVCVTPQETIDYGIALSQQKNVIITTFGDMVRVPGTRATLEAYSPRIVYSPLDALAIAEGNPGKEVVFLGVGFETTSPTIAATIIAAEKKNVGNFYLLPAFKLIPPALDYIAGSPKINVDALILPGHVSAIIGSGPYEFLADKYHIPGCITGFEPIDILQGILILVKQIIDGKSSITIEYERVVSPEGNRKALELLYTVFEVCESRWRGIGVIPASGLMLREDFELYDARRKFDLHVPESVEPKGCLCGQVLLGLKMPYDCALFSGKCTPLTPVGPCMVSSEGSCAAYYKYGADVNRRFRKGSNRADRGLGQGSRRKGKGRKRPKR
- a CDS encoding sensor domain-containing diguanylate cyclase; the encoded protein is MDMSTFFVLIGVGSLMIILIFVTVFTRRERAEPRKVVRSDILADELERHKRENYHLKAELKRINSMNNLFFASMIRLTARLNPEEIANETLGLLSNYLEADELAVFLYNEKGKRLNIVAERGIDDNLIPKIVYQLGEGKVGLTAEKRLPIGNREFQFFGIMQEPYEGFKPDICYPVVFQDKLFGVIAICRGNDFDEREKNLLGIVSTMTAVALNNTRSFENITFSASTDPLTKLFNIGYFKDRLQEELNRARRFQHSVSITIIDLDKFKDFNDSLGHQAGDQLLIKLAEIFKEHFEDTDIIARYGGDEFIVMCPEIKKQDTARIVENLLHDLEMYDFARGQSRNRITFSAGVASFPDDGSTVTEVIKSADDALYEAKGMGRNTVRIHYPKVEKI
- a CDS encoding carboxypeptidase-like regulatory domain-containing protein, whose protein sequence is MCSSYSAHRFFIHIACVIALCATRCLDAPHDNPYDPENPNKAYLSINVNELGLFDLQGATVSLIHDGSTVQSDTSNEHGSLVFAEVDPGIYYLRAEATYFSAVEQGPETLWAGFEISRMIEMLTLNFDDEMPGVSTPHHLSSITGMWEIIEDYGQPEAHSIPRVYRGIDSSPEEIALSLCDTAAQYFLIETKLKVEESSSENWRTGIVFRYQNALNCYRLLLSPDTIQCYSLINGQLNDIRTVERESSVGVWHTIRVGRRQGEGLIRIRLDNETLFTLYDNIFLGGHVGLIVSNGDDFIPAVVDFDDVSIDLLYSYIQ